Proteins encoded by one window of uncultured Draconibacterium sp.:
- a CDS encoding DUF5123 domain-containing protein encodes MNKIFKNIGILLGIVALFAINACEDDITPVVDELEFDRVFTPLELEARISNQTIVSLSWGFSKGVESYELEISDDSLSFANIIHTATVLPAEVPYVYELPAGNSQYSARVKAISSTAADSKWVVRAFKSLPENIFTDYDAAMTGLNSVDVSWTPGKAVTSLQFVSETETLSYDISANEQTAGMKSITDLPNGEYVITILNGNKGRGVQDYIMEGDVFVDAGEDLAAAINAAESGDVLILAAGAQFGFVGDMMLERAIKIKGLDGDLPVIYATDGDRMFYIGANILPTEEIVFENLFMSGYTNMDPSQGQIRGVFDMESEACNIGAVKFIGCKMYYMGRQIMRLRGGSDQTIGEFLVDDCIIHNLGKSSGSYGVFCATETNTNATVVKITNSTIDSLKCHFIRYDDPVACESIIVENCTFNKTPFSSGRYLMDIRNAVITNGVEVTNCIFGTTTYGDEPSISGIRAADDIVVTITNSYATTDFVNSGYSIVDQLTSLGVTYDGLWEDPDNGDFSFAYDAVEAGDPRWR; translated from the coding sequence ATGAATAAAATATTTAAAAACATTGGAATCTTATTGGGCATTGTTGCTTTATTCGCAATAAACGCCTGCGAAGATGATATCACTCCGGTTGTGGATGAACTGGAATTCGACAGGGTATTCACTCCCCTGGAACTGGAAGCTAGAATCAGTAACCAAACCATTGTATCTCTCTCCTGGGGATTCAGTAAAGGAGTAGAATCGTATGAACTGGAAATAAGCGACGACAGCTTATCTTTCGCAAACATTATACATACGGCAACTGTATTGCCCGCTGAAGTTCCTTATGTTTACGAATTACCTGCCGGAAACTCGCAATATTCGGCAAGGGTTAAAGCAATAAGCAGCACTGCAGCCGATTCAAAATGGGTAGTTCGTGCATTTAAATCGTTACCTGAGAATATTTTTACAGATTACGATGCCGCAATGACCGGGTTGAACAGTGTTGATGTTAGCTGGACACCGGGAAAAGCAGTCACATCTTTACAATTTGTTTCGGAAACAGAAACTCTTTCTTACGATATTTCAGCCAACGAGCAAACTGCCGGAATGAAATCCATCACTGATCTGCCAAATGGCGAATATGTGATCACTATTTTGAATGGCAACAAAGGCCGTGGTGTACAGGATTACATTATGGAAGGCGATGTATTTGTTGATGCCGGTGAAGATTTGGCTGCTGCTATCAATGCTGCCGAATCGGGCGATGTGCTTATTCTGGCTGCCGGTGCGCAGTTTGGATTCGTAGGCGATATGATGCTTGAAAGAGCCATAAAAATTAAAGGACTGGACGGCGATCTTCCGGTAATTTATGCAACCGATGGAGATAGAATGTTCTACATTGGCGCAAACATCTTGCCTACTGAAGAGATTGTTTTCGAGAATTTATTTATGAGCGGTTACACCAACATGGATCCGTCACAAGGTCAAATTCGCGGTGTTTTCGACATGGAAAGCGAAGCCTGTAACATTGGAGCCGTTAAGTTTATTGGTTGTAAAATGTACTACATGGGCCGCCAGATTATGCGCTTGCGCGGTGGATCCGATCAAACCATCGGCGAATTCCTTGTTGATGATTGTATTATTCATAACCTGGGTAAAAGCAGTGGTAGCTACGGTGTTTTCTGTGCTACAGAAACCAATACTAATGCTACAGTTGTGAAAATTACTAACTCAACAATCGATAGTTTGAAATGCCATTTCATCCGCTACGATGATCCTGTGGCATGCGAAAGTATTATTGTGGAGAACTGTACATTCAACAAAACGCCATTCAGCTCTGGCCGTTATTTAATGGATATTAGAAATGCGGTTATAACCAACGGTGTTGAAGTTACCAACTGTATTTTTGGAACAACCACTTATGGAGATGAACCATCGATTAGCGGTATACGTGCTGCCGACGATATTGTAGTAACCATTACAAATTCGTATGCAACTACTGATTTCGTGAACTCCGGCTATTCAATTGTTGATCAGTTAACTTCACTGGGAGTAACCTACGATGGTTTGTGGGAAGATCCGGATAATGGTGATTTCTCATTCGCTTATGATGCAGTTGAAGCTGGTGATCCACGATGGAGATAA
- a CDS encoding RagB/SusD family nutrient uptake outer membrane protein gives MNKIAYITILFFAVFITSCEEYLDAPTQSTMDESLIFSNVELAQGAIDGIKEPMGQTNSYRGRFLTHYGSNTDIEWNNSTSENGRGDLSRYINSPTNPDMNRDNVYWAMLYRGIERANICIRGLRTYGNPEPGTEMGQLLGEAITLRSIYYADLLKSHGDIVARFEPISSETIYLPKSNRDEIYKHVIADLEEAATLVAWPGATEATATTEQVNKAFVKGLRARLCLAAAGYSQRGSSIARSSDPELSVSTLYPIALQECKDIINSGTASLEPTFETVWRKNCEEVITAGHESLWEVPFAEGRGRHLFTYGVRHQLADQYTGQPRGGTYGPLPHVFYDFDAKDTRRDVTCVPYSWSKSNPAVQELMGIDTWYFGKWRYEWMTRYVTSTNDDGLNKIYMRYAEVLLMAAEIENELNGPSAAAPYLKALRQRAFDEADWSTKVDAYVDALSSKEAMFNAIVDEHGFEFCGEMERKQALIRWNLLKSKMDEAKGKMDDLRNQTGEYADVPSKIYYNYLPDGETLDFYGLERGETDDMSTEYEYQENWVGFDQLEDDKINSLYTNDPDQNQFWPIWQVFIDASNGMLNNDPVN, from the coding sequence ATGAATAAAATAGCATATATAACGATATTATTTTTCGCGGTGTTTATCACTTCCTGCGAAGAATACCTTGACGCTCCTACGCAATCAACAATGGATGAATCGTTAATCTTCTCGAACGTTGAGTTGGCGCAGGGAGCCATTGATGGAATTAAAGAACCAATGGGCCAAACCAACTCCTATCGTGGACGATTTTTAACCCACTACGGTTCAAACACCGATATTGAATGGAACAACTCAACTTCTGAAAACGGACGTGGCGATTTGTCGCGTTACATCAATTCTCCTACAAACCCCGATATGAACCGGGATAATGTATACTGGGCAATGTTGTATCGCGGAATTGAGCGTGCAAATATCTGTATCAGAGGATTACGTACTTACGGAAATCCGGAACCGGGAACTGAAATGGGACAACTTTTGGGTGAAGCAATCACACTGAGATCGATCTACTACGCCGATTTGTTAAAATCGCACGGAGATATTGTTGCCCGTTTTGAACCGATTTCTTCTGAAACAATTTATTTACCAAAATCGAACAGAGACGAAATTTACAAGCATGTAATTGCCGATTTGGAAGAAGCTGCAACATTGGTAGCATGGCCGGGAGCAACCGAAGCAACAGCCACTACCGAGCAGGTAAACAAAGCCTTTGTTAAAGGATTGCGTGCACGTCTTTGCCTGGCAGCAGCCGGTTACTCACAACGTGGTAGTTCAATCGCCCGAAGTTCAGATCCTGAACTATCGGTAAGCACATTGTATCCAATCGCATTGCAAGAATGTAAGGACATTATAAACAGCGGAACTGCATCGCTCGAACCTACTTTTGAAACCGTTTGGAGAAAGAATTGCGAAGAGGTTATAACCGCCGGTCACGAGTCGCTTTGGGAAGTTCCTTTTGCTGAAGGCCGCGGACGCCACTTATTCACTTACGGTGTTCGTCACCAGTTAGCCGACCAATATACCGGTCAGCCACGTGGCGGTACTTATGGCCCACTTCCTCATGTATTTTATGATTTCGATGCAAAAGACACTCGGCGCGATGTAACTTGTGTTCCTTACAGCTGGAGTAAATCAAATCCTGCCGTTCAGGAGTTGATGGGAATTGATACCTGGTATTTTGGTAAATGGCGTTACGAATGGATGACACGCTACGTAACATCAACCAACGACGATGGTTTAAATAAAATTTACATGCGTTACGCAGAAGTATTGCTGATGGCTGCCGAAATTGAAAATGAATTGAATGGTCCTTCAGCAGCAGCACCATATTTAAAAGCCTTACGCCAAAGAGCTTTCGACGAAGCCGATTGGTCTACAAAAGTTGATGCTTATGTTGATGCATTGAGTTCGAAAGAAGCAATGTTTAATGCTATTGTTGATGAACATGGTTTTGAATTTTGTGGAGAAATGGAACGTAAACAGGCACTAATTCGCTGGAATCTGCTAAAATCTAAAATGGATGAAGCAAAAGGAAAAATGGATGACTTGCGTAATCAAACAGGAGAATATGCAGACGTTCCTTCAAAAATCTATTACAACTACTTACCGGATGGCGAAACGCTTGATTTTTACGGACTGGAAAGAGGTGAAACCGACGACATGTCGACAGAATACGAATACCAGGAAAACTGGGTTGGTTTTGATCAACTTGAAGACGACAAGATCAATTCGCTCTATACCAACGATCCTGACCAAAACCAATTTTGGCCAATTTGGCAGGTATTTATTGATGCAAGTAACGGGATGTTGAATAACGACCCGGTTAACTAA
- a CDS encoding TonB-dependent receptor encodes MVNLKRKSRSLHMSKLIAVAALIIFQTVLSFTAWSQTISVKGNVTDQDSGEGLPGVNVVVKGTTNGTITQPDGSYELSVSPTATLQFSFIGYTMQEVPVNNQTEINVALEMEATELEEVVAIGYGTVKKRDITGSVSSVSGEALEAIPVTSAAEAMAGQMAGVQVMATEGSPDAEIKIRVRGGGSITQDNSPMYIVDGFPVSSISDIPASEIQSIDVLKDASSTAIYGARGANGVIIITTKSGKAGKVSVSYNVYSGFKNIANTLNTLEVEDFVHWQYELAALRYGMDDLSSYERYFGYYQDIDLYAGQVGNDWMEQVYGRTGRVFNHDLSIRGGSEKFAYNFSYAGVKNREIMLGSDYKRDNVNFKLDHNPTDNIKLSYSMRYSQTKIGGGGAIEQTTATPTDSRVKHSMIYSPIPMNGLEDYADEEVSSYMINPLTAVADNDQEQRRTRLNIGGSFQWDIIDGLTFKSEIGYQTYNRDRDRFYGQSTYYVKNYTDADYQGLPAAEMEKRKQETFRNTNTLNFDFKNIIKNENHSVKLLAGQEILYAKSTELTDIVQGYPSFFTSSEVFRLTTQGVPLSIDNVISADNKLLSFFGRANYDYKGKYLVSATFRADGSSKFAEGNRWGYFPSAAVAWRISEEDFMENLSALSNLKLRVSYGTAGNNNIVSGQMVQEFSSSNTTYINDVSGYWAVSSRMANPDLIWETTVTRNIGIDFGLFNNRLSGTFETYLNTTSDLLIDFPVSGTGYSSQFRNMGETENKGIEASLNWVAIDKKDFGLNVGFNFGMNKNKIKSLGIMEDFGVASGWASTEIGTDYWIAKGSPVGQIRGYLSDGRYEVSDFQGYDEEADEWILNSGVADNTSIIGTVRPGSMKLKDINGDGVVNVDDNTIIGDVNPKATGGFNISARIYDFDLSAIFSWSYGNDVYNANKIEYTSTSRYPYRNMIDIMADGKRWTNIDENGQLVNDAATLEALNANTTMWSPYMSRYVLSDWAVEDGSFLRLNTLTLGYTIPKVLTQKVHIQNLRLYATANNLFVLTDYSGFDPEVSTRRKTPLTPGVDYSPYPKSRQFIFGLNLNF; translated from the coding sequence ATGGTAAATCTTAAACGAAAAAGTCGAAGCCTGCACATGAGTAAACTCATTGCTGTAGCAGCTTTGATTATCTTTCAAACAGTTCTTTCTTTTACTGCATGGTCGCAAACCATCAGCGTAAAAGGGAATGTAACAGACCAGGATTCCGGTGAGGGGCTTCCCGGAGTTAATGTTGTTGTAAAGGGAACGACCAACGGTACAATTACTCAGCCAGATGGTTCCTACGAACTTAGCGTAAGCCCAACTGCCACATTGCAGTTTTCTTTTATCGGATATACAATGCAGGAGGTTCCTGTAAATAACCAAACCGAAATAAACGTTGCGCTGGAGATGGAGGCGACAGAACTGGAAGAAGTAGTGGCAATTGGTTATGGTACTGTAAAGAAAAGAGACATTACCGGGTCAGTTTCGTCGGTAAGCGGTGAAGCACTGGAAGCTATTCCTGTAACTTCTGCTGCCGAAGCAATGGCCGGACAAATGGCCGGTGTGCAGGTAATGGCTACAGAAGGATCGCCTGATGCGGAAATTAAAATTCGCGTGCGTGGTGGTGGATCAATTACACAGGACAACTCGCCAATGTATATTGTCGACGGTTTTCCGGTAAGCTCCATTTCTGATATTCCTGCCTCTGAAATTCAATCAATTGATGTATTAAAAGATGCATCATCAACAGCAATTTACGGAGCACGTGGTGCAAACGGTGTTATTATTATTACTACAAAAAGTGGTAAAGCCGGTAAAGTATCAGTAAGCTATAACGTTTACAGTGGTTTTAAGAATATTGCCAATACACTTAATACCCTCGAGGTTGAAGACTTTGTTCACTGGCAGTACGAATTGGCCGCATTGCGTTACGGAATGGATGATCTTTCGTCGTATGAAAGATATTTTGGTTATTACCAGGATATTGACCTGTATGCAGGACAAGTTGGAAACGACTGGATGGAACAGGTGTATGGACGTACCGGACGCGTTTTCAACCACGATTTAAGTATTCGTGGAGGATCAGAAAAATTTGCATATAATTTTAGCTATGCCGGTGTTAAAAACCGAGAAATCATGCTTGGGTCGGATTATAAACGTGATAACGTGAACTTTAAGTTAGATCACAATCCAACCGATAACATCAAGCTTTCTTACTCAATGCGTTACTCGCAAACCAAAATTGGTGGTGGTGGCGCCATCGAGCAAACTACTGCAACACCTACCGATTCAAGGGTGAAACACTCTATGATCTACTCTCCTATTCCGATGAACGGACTGGAAGATTATGCCGATGAAGAAGTTTCAAGTTACATGATCAATCCGTTAACAGCTGTTGCCGATAACGATCAGGAACAACGAAGAACAAGATTGAATATCGGGGGGAGTTTCCAATGGGACATCATCGACGGTTTAACTTTTAAATCAGAAATAGGTTATCAAACCTACAATCGCGACAGGGATCGTTTTTACGGACAAAGTACCTACTACGTAAAAAACTATACCGATGCCGACTACCAGGGATTACCGGCTGCCGAAATGGAAAAACGGAAGCAGGAAACATTCAGAAATACAAACACCCTGAATTTCGATTTTAAAAACATTATTAAAAACGAAAACCACAGTGTAAAACTGTTGGCTGGTCAGGAAATACTTTATGCAAAATCAACTGAATTGACTGATATAGTTCAAGGGTATCCTTCATTCTTTACTTCGAGCGAAGTTTTCAGACTTACCACTCAAGGAGTACCACTAAGTATCGACAATGTGATAAGTGCTGATAACAAGCTACTCTCGTTCTTTGGTCGTGCTAATTACGACTACAAAGGAAAGTATTTGGTATCTGCCACATTCAGGGCCGATGGATCAAGTAAATTTGCAGAAGGTAACCGCTGGGGCTATTTCCCGTCGGCAGCAGTTGCATGGCGTATTTCTGAAGAAGACTTCATGGAAAACCTCTCAGCACTGAGCAATTTAAAATTAAGAGTGAGTTACGGTACTGCGGGTAACAATAATATTGTATCCGGTCAGATGGTACAGGAGTTCAGCTCAAGCAACACAACTTATATTAATGATGTATCAGGTTACTGGGCTGTTTCATCACGAATGGCCAATCCCGACCTGATTTGGGAAACTACCGTGACCCGAAACATTGGTATTGATTTTGGGCTGTTTAATAACCGCCTGAGTGGTACTTTTGAAACTTATTTAAATACCACTTCTGATCTGCTGATCGATTTCCCGGTATCAGGAACAGGTTACAGTTCGCAATTCAGAAACATGGGTGAAACTGAGAATAAAGGTATCGAAGCCTCATTAAACTGGGTTGCCATTGATAAAAAAGACTTCGGGCTGAACGTAGGTTTTAATTTTGGTATGAACAAAAACAAAATTAAATCGCTCGGCATTATGGAAGATTTTGGTGTAGCATCAGGTTGGGCATCTACCGAAATCGGCACCGACTACTGGATTGCCAAAGGAAGTCCTGTAGGACAGATTCGTGGTTACCTGTCTGATGGCAGATACGAAGTATCAGATTTCCAGGGTTACGACGAAGAAGCAGACGAATGGATTCTGAACAGCGGTGTTGCTGATAATACAAGTATTATCGGAACCGTTCGCCCGGGATCAATGAAACTAAAAGACATAAACGGCGACGGTGTCGTTAATGTTGATGACAATACAATTATCGGCGATGTAAATCCGAAAGCAACAGGTGGTTTCAATATTTCTGCCCGCATTTATGATTTCGATCTGTCGGCAATTTTTAGCTGGAGCTACGGAAACGATGTATACAATGCCAACAAAATTGAGTACACATCAACCAGTAGATATCCTTACCGTAATATGATCGATATTATGGCCGACGGAAAACGCTGGACCAATATCGATGAAAACGGGCAGTTGGTGAACGATGCAGCAACGCTGGAGGCTTTAAATGCCAATACAACCATGTGGTCGCCTTACATGTCGAGATACGTACTTAGCGACTGGGCAGTTGAAGATGGATCGTTCTTACGCCTGAATACTTTGACGCTGGGATATACCATTCCGAAAGTACTTACACAAAAAGTACATATTCAAAACTTAAGGTTATACGCAACAGCAAACAATTTATTTGTTCTTACCGATTACAGTGGATTTGACCCTGAAGTTTCAACACGAAGAAAAACACCACTTACACCCGGTGTTGATTACTCGCCTTATCCAAAAAGCAGGCAATTCATTTTTGGTTTAAATCTTAACTTTTAA
- a CDS encoding two-component regulator propeller domain-containing protein, translating into MNFNLNQKLTLFLLLIFILTGSNAQAQAELSFDIFTLENGLPNNQIQCIYQDHKGWIWVGTSQGLSRFNGYDFTNFLPDSEDSCALSGHLIRVIKEDKKGNLLVGTENGGLNIFDREKEVFSQPFKNDPVYGEKDFSVNDIIENEDGSFWLASDFNVLKMDSTGIITPLNPIIKEGTPGINNIYIRKMAYDNQGKLWIGTNNGIYIYSVQYNTLERFELPFGAVQNKEIWELFVDDDGDLWIGTYSIGLFLVNTGTRGYKSINLRPAAERTETIKAISKGVFGDYWIGTRGGLFLYSKEIGVKGFYRHNIQEPRSLSNNSVLSIFHDSKGETWIGTRGGLNLLAKSKQVFHSFTAQPDDNRYLNSSAIYTFWMDKNDRLWCGTEDGGINIYNPNTGSYQYLTKDGKPGYTIAQNCVKALVPDNKGNLWVGTFLGGVDVINLKTGKIKNYSHQAEVPGSLSDNRVWDICIDQNQQIWIASSKGIDRFDKKTNLFIHYPQLNGNEQIMWIDNDSQGNLWMGSEDELIVFNQRTNKINRWFERTRYMFEDSENQIWIATNDKGLALYSADNGAKKYYGEEEGLANNQALCILEDDLKNLWISTLNGLSKFNPRTEVFYNYTSNDGLGNNQFCYGAALKSNDGALFFGTVSGFNAFNPNEINAEDTDVPLVFTDLKVFNKSVPISDDKKSILQQSITETKHLTFNHKQNVFTLEFAALNYVNSENNLYTYKLEGFNTDWIEPSKNRTATYTNLNPGDYTLRIKRVIPGLERESNELHLAITILPPFWKTNWFIGIIILLIMSLIYTIIRFFINREKIKSQLIIERSNAKKLHEIDMMKLKFFTNISHEIRTPLTLILGPLNNLIQSKTVDTPTKENLKLMQRNAQNLDRLISQLLDFRKLQSGNLRLNLTEADIVSFVRNIVNSFSHYAIEKDIKLTFNTLKKRLFVSFDPDKIEKIINNLLTNAFKYTEAQGAITVNLSLVFDSENEDFSDESEERQYIEISIKDTGKGISRKNIDRIFMRFFQSDETDTKTGAGIGLALVKDLVKLHKGEIFVTSKEGKGTRFTIRIPYNEGMETKQTNDAESETAVAEISATPQPTRLDATDDNSKIMLIVEDNADVRQFISSHFVNFYQIQQAVNGEEGWEKALEVVPDIIISDIIMPEMDGYELCKRIKNDERTSHIPVLLLTAMHSKDHELRGLAKGADDYITKPFDLSVLQAKVENMLSIRDSLKEKYTSTMVLEPTNVVLASPDEKFLKRVVDVIEENIADSELDIEKFAHKVGVSRMQLYRKLNALTNMTVKEFIRHIRLKRAIQLLDQQKFNISEIAYEVGFKDLSHFRKCFKREFGMSASEYLSNKKVETNSAKQT; encoded by the coding sequence ATGAATTTTAATTTAAATCAAAAACTTACTCTTTTTCTGTTACTAATTTTCATTTTAACAGGAAGTAATGCACAGGCGCAAGCCGAGTTAAGTTTCGATATATTTACACTTGAAAATGGATTGCCCAATAACCAGATACAATGTATTTATCAAGACCATAAAGGATGGATTTGGGTTGGAACCAGCCAGGGACTTAGTCGTTTTAACGGATATGATTTTACGAATTTCCTTCCTGATTCGGAAGACTCTTGCGCTTTAAGTGGTCATCTTATAAGGGTTATAAAGGAAGATAAAAAGGGTAATTTACTAGTTGGTACCGAAAACGGCGGATTAAATATTTTCGACCGCGAGAAGGAAGTTTTTTCGCAACCCTTTAAAAACGATCCTGTTTATGGAGAGAAAGATTTTTCGGTAAACGATATCATTGAAAATGAGGACGGTTCTTTTTGGCTGGCCAGCGATTTTAATGTTCTAAAAATGGACAGCACCGGAATAATCACTCCTCTCAATCCAATTATAAAAGAAGGAACTCCGGGTATTAATAATATTTATATCAGAAAAATGGCCTACGACAACCAGGGGAAACTCTGGATTGGGACGAACAACGGCATTTACATTTACAGCGTTCAATACAATACCCTCGAGCGATTTGAACTTCCTTTTGGCGCTGTACAAAATAAAGAAATATGGGAGCTTTTTGTGGACGACGACGGTGACCTCTGGATCGGAACTTATTCCATTGGTCTGTTTTTAGTAAATACCGGTACAAGAGGTTACAAATCAATTAATTTAAGACCGGCGGCCGAGCGCACGGAAACGATAAAAGCAATATCTAAAGGAGTTTTTGGCGATTATTGGATTGGAACTCGCGGCGGATTGTTTTTGTATTCCAAAGAGATTGGCGTTAAAGGATTCTATCGCCACAACATTCAGGAGCCAAGAAGTCTTTCCAACAATTCAGTTCTCAGTATCTTCCATGATAGCAAAGGAGAAACATGGATTGGTACGCGTGGCGGATTGAATTTGCTGGCTAAAAGCAAACAGGTTTTTCATAGTTTCACAGCACAACCCGACGATAACCGTTACCTGAACAGCAGCGCAATTTATACTTTCTGGATGGATAAAAATGACCGGCTTTGGTGCGGTACAGAAGACGGAGGTATTAATATTTACAATCCGAATACGGGCTCTTACCAATACTTAACAAAAGATGGTAAGCCGGGTTACACCATAGCGCAAAACTGTGTTAAAGCACTGGTTCCCGACAATAAGGGGAATCTGTGGGTAGGAACTTTTCTTGGAGGCGTTGACGTTATCAACCTGAAAACGGGAAAAATAAAAAACTATAGCCACCAGGCCGAAGTGCCCGGAAGTTTATCTGATAACCGCGTGTGGGATATATGTATTGATCAAAACCAACAAATATGGATTGCCTCTTCAAAAGGAATTGATCGGTTCGACAAAAAGACAAACCTGTTTATTCATTATCCCCAACTGAATGGGAATGAGCAAATAATGTGGATCGATAACGATTCGCAAGGAAACCTCTGGATGGGAAGTGAAGATGAACTGATTGTTTTTAATCAGCGTACCAATAAAATAAACCGTTGGTTTGAGCGCACGCGGTACATGTTTGAAGATTCGGAAAACCAGATTTGGATTGCGACAAACGATAAAGGACTGGCATTGTACTCAGCCGATAACGGCGCAAAAAAATATTACGGAGAAGAAGAAGGACTGGCGAACAACCAGGCACTCTGCATTTTAGAAGACGATCTGAAAAACTTATGGATAAGCACTTTAAACGGGCTCTCTAAATTCAATCCCCGAACCGAAGTATTCTACAACTACACAAGCAACGACGGGCTGGGCAACAACCAGTTTTGTTATGGTGCTGCTTTAAAATCAAACGACGGTGCACTGTTTTTTGGTACTGTTTCAGGATTCAATGCTTTCAATCCCAACGAGATAAATGCCGAAGACACTGATGTGCCACTGGTTTTTACCGATCTGAAGGTATTTAATAAATCGGTTCCTATTTCTGATGATAAGAAGTCGATTCTGCAGCAAAGTATAACTGAAACGAAACATCTGACTTTTAACCACAAACAAAATGTTTTTACGCTTGAGTTTGCTGCTCTGAACTACGTAAACAGCGAAAACAATTTATATACTTATAAACTTGAAGGTTTTAATACCGATTGGATCGAGCCTAGCAAAAACCGCACAGCCACTTATACAAACCTTAATCCCGGTGATTATACGCTTCGTATAAAACGCGTAATTCCTGGCCTCGAACGGGAAAGTAACGAGCTACACCTTGCCATTACTATTTTACCTCCGTTTTGGAAAACAAATTGGTTTATTGGCATTATCATCCTGCTCATTATGAGCCTTATTTATACGATTATTAGATTTTTCATTAACCGCGAGAAGATAAAATCGCAACTGATTATCGAGCGTTCGAATGCAAAAAAATTGCACGAAATAGATATGATGAAACTGAAGTTTTTCACCAATATTTCGCATGAAATAAGAACGCCGTTAACCCTGATTCTTGGGCCACTGAATAATTTAATACAATCGAAAACGGTAGATACACCCACCAAGGAAAACCTGAAATTAATGCAACGAAATGCACAAAATCTCGACCGTCTGATAAGTCAGCTGCTCGATTTCAGGAAGCTGCAATCGGGTAATTTACGCTTAAACCTTACCGAAGCCGACATTGTAAGTTTTGTACGAAATATTGTCAATTCATTTAGTCATTACGCTATCGAGAAAGACATTAAACTCACCTTCAACACCCTGAAAAAAAGACTGTTTGTGTCGTTCGATCCGGATAAAATTGAAAAGATTATAAATAACCTGCTAACGAATGCTTTTAAATATACCGAAGCACAGGGAGCAATAACTGTGAACCTCTCGTTGGTTTTCGATTCGGAAAATGAAGATTTTAGCGATGAAAGCGAAGAGAGACAATATATTGAGATCAGTATAAAAGACACAGGTAAAGGCATTTCACGAAAAAATATCGACCGTATTTTTATGCGCTTCTTCCAATCGGATGAAACCGATACAAAAACCGGTGCCGGTATAGGATTGGCGCTTGTTAAGGATCTTGTTAAACTGCATAAAGGTGAAATTTTTGTTACCAGCAAAGAGGGAAAAGGAACCCGCTTTACCATTCGCATTCCGTATAACGAAGGGATGGAAACAAAACAAACAAATGACGCTGAATCTGAGACTGCTGTTGCTGAAATCAGTGCCACTCCGCAACCAACAAGGCTTGACGCCACTGATGATAATTCAAAGATCATGCTGATAGTGGAAGACAATGCCGACGTACGACAGTTTATCAGCTCGCATTTTGTTAATTTTTACCAGATACAACAGGCAGTAAACGGCGAAGAAGGATGGGAAAAAGCACTGGAAGTAGTTCCCGACATTATTATCAGCGATATTATTATGCCCGAAATGGATGGTTATGAATTGTGTAAACGGATTAAAAACGACGAGCGGACATCGCATATACCGGTGCTTTTGCTAACAGCTATGCACTCGAAAGACCACGAATTAAGAGGATTGGCCAAAGGAGCCGACGATTACATTACAAAACCGTTCGACCTTTCGGTACTGCAGGCAAAAGTGGAAAATATGCTCTCCATTCGCGATTCGTTAAAAGAAAAATATACCTCCACAATGGTACTTGAACCAACCAACGTAGTTTTGGCCTCGCCCGACGAAAAGTTCCTGAAAAGAGTGGTTGATGTTATTGAAGAAAATATTGCTGACAGCGAACTGGATATTGAAAAATTTGCACACAAAGTTGGAGTGAGCCGCATGCAGCTTTACCGCAAACTAAATGCACTCACCAACATGACCGTGAAAGAATTTATTCGCCACATTCGGTTAAAACGTGCCATTCAACTTCTCGATCAGCAAAAGTTTAATATTTCGGAAATTGCGTACGAAGTTGGCTTTAAAGATCTCTCCCATTTCAGGAAGTGTTTTAAGCGCGAATTTGGTATGAGTGCCTCGGAATACCTGTCAAACAAGAAAGTAGAAACAAACAGCGCAAAACAGACATAA
- a CDS encoding cupin domain-containing protein, translating into MASENILKNSKRWEDLGDGVSRQIMGWDNQIMMVKVKFEKGAVGAEHTHFHTQTTYCESGKFEFSMDGKKVVVEPGDGLYIPPNMLHGTVCLEPGILIDVFSPVREDFL; encoded by the coding sequence ATGGCAAGCGAAAACATCTTAAAAAACAGTAAACGCTGGGAAGATCTTGGCGATGGTGTTTCACGACAAATAATGGGGTGGGACAACCAGATTATGATGGTAAAAGTAAAATTTGAAAAGGGAGCTGTTGGTGCGGAACATACGCATTTTCATACGCAAACTACCTATTGCGAGAGTGGGAAATTCGAATTTTCTATGGACGGTAAGAAAGTGGTTGTGGAACCGGGTGATGGTTTATACATACCACCAAATATGCTGCACGGAACTGTTTGTCTGGAACCAGGAATTTTGATTGATGTATTTAGTCCTGTTCGGGAAGACTTTCTGTAA